The following is a genomic window from Flavobacterium sp. 9R.
ATTTATTTTTTAGTTTAAAAAAAAGACATAACAAGCCTTCGAATAAGAATTACACGAAGGTTTGTTGTGCCTTTCATAAGTTATTTTTATTCGTAAACATCATAAATTTATCAAGATAGGTTTCTTTTCAAATAAACCTGTCTGCTCTTAGCCTAATCAAGGCAAAACTGTAAAAAATGAACGTTTTTTATGCTGCTTTTCTAACTTCAAATGTTTTGTTATCTCTAACACAAGCACAAATACGATGTACTAATTTGTTTCTTATATTATTAATTACAAGCATTTTATTTTTCCCTTCAGCCACTTTTCTTTTAAAATATTCTTTCATCTCGGGGTCGTGATTCACAGCTGATAGAGCACACATATGCAAATGCTTTTTAAGTTTTTTATTAGCCATATGGTGAACTCTGGGTTTTGATCTGATGCTTTTTCCTGAAGTATACTCAAAAGGAACCACACCCGCGTAACAAGCTAGTTGTCGTGGCGATGAATAGGCTTTAAATTCATTAGTAAAACAGATTAAATATAAAGTCGTCACTTTACCAACTCCAGGAACTGAAATGGCTAGCGAATAAATTTTGTTTAAGTTTTCATCTCCCTTTATGAATACATCTAATTGTTTCTCTATTTCTTTTAGATCCGAAGTAATCCCTTTTAAAGTTTTCTTTTGAAATTTCTCAGAGAGTTTTGATAATTCGGGATCTAAAGACTTTATTTCTTTTGAATTTCGCATCAAAGTAGATTTGGTAAGAATCAACTTTTCCCTTAATGACATTAGACTTCTGATTTTTTCAATAGTTTTACTTGGAGCTTTATAAATTACGGCATCCTGCAGATTTTTCATTGCATAAATAGCAATCCTTTCTGCATCAATTTTATCATTTTTACCTCTTTGAAGTCCCATACTTCTTATAATTTTTAAAGACATCTCCACCCAAAGAGAATAATTAAAAAGCATTAAATATTTAATGATTAATTTCCCATACATACCAGTATGTTCTAAGCAAACAAGGGTTTCTAGATTTGTAGCCCTTTGCTTTTTAAGCCATTGATTTAATGCTTTTACTCCTTTGGAATCATTTACAAATTGATTATGAATTGGTTTTTCTTTTTCTCCATTCATAATTAAAACTACATCAAAATACTCTTTGGATACATCGATGCCTAGAAAATGTTTAAATTTGCTCATAAGAAAATGTTTTAAAAATTAGCAACCAAATATTGAATACATTCATATCCTTGATAATAGGCATTATATCCTT
Proteins encoded in this region:
- a CDS encoding IS110 family transposase — its product is MSKFKHFLGIDVSKEYFDVVLIMNGEKEKPIHNQFVNDSKGVKALNQWLKKQRATNLETLVCLEHTGMYGKLIIKYLMLFNYSLWVEMSLKIIRSMGLQRGKNDKIDAERIAIYAMKNLQDAVIYKAPSKTIEKIRSLMSLREKLILTKSTLMRNSKEIKSLDPELSKLSEKFQKKTLKGITSDLKEIEKQLDVFIKGDENLNKIYSLAISVPGVGKVTTLYLICFTNEFKAYSSPRQLACYAGVVPFEYTSGKSIRSKPRVHHMANKKLKKHLHMCALSAVNHDPEMKEYFKRKVAEGKNKMLVINNIRNKLVHRICACVRDNKTFEVRKAA